The genomic segment GAATAGCCGCCAAAAACTCGCAGACGATCAGATTGCGATGTGTCCATGCAATAGCATGCAAGTGAATGTGATACGTTGCTGATAATCCTTCCGGTAGCCGACAGCACGGATGATGTCAGCGTCAGGATTTCGCTTATGATTCCACTCATGAATCATCCGTGCACTTTGCCGGCATCACCTGTCTTGCATTTGTACTGTTTGCGATTTTCATTATTTTTCGCCAACGATTTGGAAATTGAATGCAGCCCCAGACCCAGCCGGCTCATATCCCACTCCTTCTTCATACGCTGCCAGAGTTGCTCCGGCACCCGGTCGCGGTTTGCTTCCAGCGAGGCGCTCATGCCCGCGTCCACGCGCTCGAACACACGCTCAGGCTTGAGCACATTGCAGCGATGACCAAAGGCGATCAGCGCCTTGCGATCGGGGTAGGCTCTGGACTTGTTCAGTTTCAGGGCAAGCTCGCGGTCCTGCGTCACCCGTCTTGTCCTCTCATTTACCACGTCATAAACGCTGGTCGTCACCACGTCATACATGGGCGAAAGCCGCACGCTGGCCGGGTCGTTGGGCCGCGCATACAACAGCCCGAAGTTCTTCATGTGCGCATCGCCGTTGCGCATCATGCAACTGGCCGTGAAATACTCGAAGAACCGCTGCTTGCTCTCAGCGGCATTCGGGCCGCAGTAGGCTTCGATGATCGACGGGATAAGCTCGTAAGAACCGCCATATTTGTAGTGTCCATATTCATCGTAAGTCTGCCCCGACAGCACCGACATATCCTCGAAGCCCAGGCGCGTAGCGGCACGGTCAAAGCGGCGCAGCACGAACAAACTGCCGTCATCGCTCAGATGGAACTCCGGCACCTCGATACCTGCGCGCCTGGCCGCATCCATGCACAGAAACTCGTTCTGCGTCAGATTCGGATGCGCCAGGCCAGAGGCCTTGACGATCAGATCGGAAAGCGTGGTGCGCGTAACACCTGCTGCACCACCGCCCCCCGCTTCGGCATCAGGAATCAGCACCTTGGGCTGCACGCCTGAAATCCCCGAAGCCAGATAAGTGTCCAGCAGATAATCGAACAAGGCGTCCGAAGCCCGCGCGCGCAGTAACTCGCTCAAACCCACATGCGCAGTGCGCCTGTCCGCAGGCGCGGCAGGGTCCGATACCGTCAACCGGCCAATCTGGTCATGCCCGACGATCGACAACATGGCCATGTCATCCAACTTGGCAAACTGCTTGCCATACCGCTCCTTGATGCGCTGCCGCAGATTCCCCTCTGGCAGATTCATGGCAAAGATCGGGTGCGGCCGGTTGCTGGTATAGCTTGCTGCGCGCAGCGGCATGCCCATGGCAAGCTCGCAATGGCGATCCTGCGTCGTGTAGTTGAAAACGAATTGCGACTCCCGCAGCAGCCGACCGCTCGCCCCTTGCGGCGTGCTGATCTCCAATGCCTTGATCTTGTCGCGCAGCGAATCAGCCATCGCTCGCTTCCAGCATGGCGCGCATCGTCTCCAGATCGGGGCGCGCATCGCTGATGGCCACCACCTTGCCCATGGCCGCCAACGCCGCAAAGACAATGTGCGAACCGACGTTCTTGCCGTTTTCCATGTCAGCGATGGTCTGCCGGCGTGTGCCAACCGCCGCCGCCACATCCTCCTGGCTCTTGCCAAGCGCACGGCGCTCGTCCCTGAGCATGTGCCCGAAGGTCTGGCTATCCTGTGCACGTCGTATCCTGTCCATATCGCATCCAAGTCCTGCCTCGGAATGTTCGTATCATCGAACGTTTCCGCTGTTTTGTCCATGGAATGTTCTGTATATCAAACATTTTCCAGGGATGTGTGCCCTTGGCAGCAAACAGCTCGCACCACTTTTGCGGCAGGCTGTGCAAGCGCCGGCTCCACCAAGGTCTGGGCATCCCGGCTGGCATCCTGATCGGGCAGATGGGGCAGATGGGGCAGCGGGAAAACAGCCGGCAACGCCCCGCTCAAGACCACCGGTGCGGCAGCCGCACGAGACCCGGCATCAGCGTCGGCGAGACAAAGCGAAAGTGCAGATGCTGCAACCACTGGTCATAAACCACCAGGCCGCTGGCATCGAACAAGAACGCGCTGACCACATACTCCCCGCTGTGCAGCGGCAAGGCCGGAAAGGTCAGCACCGAGCGCCAGCTACCATCGGCTTGCCGCACGGGTGCGGCACCCTCCTCATGGGTGGCCAGCGAAGTGATGCCGGAGCCTCTGGACTGCTCGATCATGAACCCTATGTTCGGCTGTTCGTCGCCACGCCCGCGCACCACGATGGTGGCGACCAGATCGGCGTGTTCGAGCAAGGCCGGCTCGCCCGGGCCAAGATCGGCCAGCGTCAGCGACAGTATTCTGGCGCCGCCATCATCGGGCGCTGGTGACAAGCCCTGCGGCGCCGATGTGCCCACGGGCGCGGCGGGCGCC from the Verminephrobacter eiseniae EF01-2 genome contains:
- a CDS encoding type II toxin-antitoxin system HipA family toxin — its product is MADSLRDKIKALEISTPQGASGRLLRESQFVFNYTTQDRHCELAMGMPLRAASYTSNRPHPIFAMNLPEGNLRQRIKERYGKQFAKLDDMAMLSIVGHDQIGRLTVSDPAAPADRRTAHVGLSELLRARASDALFDYLLDTYLASGISGVQPKVLIPDAEAGGGGAAGVTRTTLSDLIVKASGLAHPNLTQNEFLCMDAARRAGIEVPEFHLSDDGSLFVLRRFDRAATRLGFEDMSVLSGQTYDEYGHYKYGGSYELIPSIIEAYCGPNAAESKQRFFEYFTASCMMRNGDAHMKNFGLLYARPNDPASVRLSPMYDVVTTSVYDVVNERTRRVTQDRELALKLNKSRAYPDRKALIAFGHRCNVLKPERVFERVDAGMSASLEANRDRVPEQLWQRMKKEWDMSRLGLGLHSISKSLAKNNENRKQYKCKTGDAGKVHG
- a CDS encoding helix-turn-helix transcriptional regulator produces the protein MDRIRRAQDSQTFGHMLRDERRALGKSQEDVAAAVGTRRQTIADMENGKNVGSHIVFAALAAMGKVVAISDARPDLETMRAMLEASDG